The Bos indicus x Bos taurus breed Angus x Brahman F1 hybrid chromosome 3, Bos_hybrid_MaternalHap_v2.0, whole genome shotgun sequence genome segment TTTTACAGTATAGTATTAGGTTTCATGCCTGGCATCTTGGGTGTATTTACATGTTGCCAGATAATCTGCCCCTCCATCTCTCTAAGGAGGGACTGTCATAGGAAACTTTATATCCATATAAGCAGATGTTGTATCCACTGTTTTCTAAATGCACAATGAATAGTTGATGAATTTAATTGAATAACACTAGTTCCTAACATAGCCTATGGTcaagaaaagaagtgcaaaggaATCATGGCCCATTTATTATTGCATAACTTACGtgttccaggcactgtactaaacatttgacattaaaaaaaaataattctgtttatttatttatttttgacttcactaggtctttgttgttgtgcgggcttttctctagttgcagacagtgggggccactctctagctgcagtgcttaGGCTTCTCACCCCTgggtcttctcttgttgcagagcacaggctctagggtgcgtgggcttcagtagttccagtgcatgggctcagtagttgcagctctcaggcaCTAGAGCACAGGCTGAATAGTTTGGTGCTCGGGCTATTCCTccacagcatgtgtgatcttcccagtttagggatctaacccatgtctcctgcattggcaggtgggttctttaccactgagccatgagacAAGCCTGATGCACATTTATGATGTCATTCACTTCTGTTAATAGCTAACCACACCAAAGTGCTTAGAGGGATCAGTGTCAACACCAAAAAGGTTTGCGTTTAGCATTGTCTTGAAAATTTATATTACTTGTCTTACTATTTAATCACAATACAACTGTTATAGTAAATGAACAACCATATGGGAGAAGGAGGAGTAGCATCTTCACACTGTAATGTACTTTTTAGGGGGACTCCAAGAATGACTCGTGGATCTTTGCCCTGGCCGTGCTCCTGAGCAGCACCTTTGTCTACAACAGCATGAGCACCATCAACCACCAGGCCCTGGAGCAGCTGCAGTATCcttccaggaactgaaccagcaCATTTCATTGAGTTTATGGGACTAGCGACTGATACTGTTTCTTCTTTCCCATGATTCCATTCTCATGGCTGACATAGAGGGAAAATGGGGCAAAAGAGAAGGTTGATATAATGTGTTTTGGGGCCAAATCTGGAAATCGTGTTGGAGGGTGCTTCTTATTCCTTAGCTAATCACAGCTATGTGACTGAACTAACAGAGTTAATCAGAACCAAATCATCTCCCAGCTCCAATGAGGAAGAAGGCTCAGCCGAGTTTCTGAGTTTCTTTCCAGACTTCATCTGGACTGTGCGGGATTTCACATTGGAACTGGAGTTAGATGGATACCCCATCACTGAAGATGAGTACCTGGAGAATGCCTTGACATTGATTCCAGGTATCAGAGCAGGGCCAGAGTGTTGGATGGTTCGGTAGGAGGTAGTAGGGCAACAGAGCTCTGACATTCAGCACTTGATGTCAGTCTTGATTTGAGGTTGAGTTGAGGCCATGCTAATGGTGCGTGGTGAATGACAGATGGTGGCTTCAGTCATTATTGTTACTGGGAAAACTCTAGTGACCAGAGCTTAAGCTCACAGAGGAAATGTGGAATCCTATATTAGACCAAAtgattttagagaaataaataccATGAAAAAAAAGGCTCACATAAACTTATATTACATAGTAAATCTAAGTGcttctccttttctatttgaGAAAGATAATCCATCGAACCAGAATCAAAAGgtaaacaaaagaacaaattttCAAAGTACCTTTAACACAGTGCATCTTACCAGCATAGGTAGCTGCATTCTTCATATTGATAGATAGGCTATTTATACACTGCAGAGTTCAGGAAAAAAGCACTTCCATGTCCTTCCAGTAAGACTGTCAGATCCTTTATATGCTCTTCCTCATAATATCACACTCTTCATCCTAGAACCTGACATAGTATATGTCAGCTAATATAATAAGTTAGTCATTCAAATTATTTTAGCAGAGTGGTACCTGGAAGCAATATTCATTTTTGTTCACTTAATcatttacttccctggtggctcaactggtaaagaatctgcctgcaatgcaggagacctgtgttcaatccctgggttggaaagatctcccagagaagaaaatggctacccactccagtattcttgcctggagaattccatggacagaggagcctggcaagctacagtccatgaggttgcaaagagttgttcaCTTTCAATAACTTGttcattctttcaataaataagTATTGTTGAACTACTGGTAGATGCCCAGAATCCTTCTATATAATAACCACATCCAGTGTAAAATTATGCAAAGAAGAGATGAGGTCtcctggtttcagttcagttcagttcagttcatttcagtcgctcagtcatgtccaattctttgtgaccccatggacggcagcacgtcaggcttccctgtccattaccaactctctgagcttgctcaaactaatgtccatcaagtcggtgatgccatccaaccatgtcatcctctgttgtccccttctcctcctgcctttgatctttcccagcatcagggacttttcagatgagtccgttctttgcatcaagtggccagagtattggagtttcagtttcagcatcagtctttccaatgaatattcagcattgattttctttaggatggacaggttggatctccttgcagtccaaagaattctcaagagtcttctccaaaaccacagttcaaaagtatcaattctttggtgctcagctttttttatagtccaactctcacattcatacgtgactactggaaaaaccatagcttagactagatggacctttgttggcaaagtaatgtctctgcttttcaatatgctgtctaggttgtcataacttttcttccagttgGCAAGCGTCttaaaatttcatggcttcagtcaccatctgcagtgacttcagagccccccaaaataaagtctgtcactgtttccattgttttcccatctatttgcatgaagtaatgggaccagatgccatgatcttggttttttaaatgttgagttttaagccaactttttccactctcttctttcactttcatcaagaggctctttagttcttcttcactttctgctataaggatggtgtcatctgcatatctgaggttattgatatttctcccggcaatcttgattccagcttgtgcttcatccagcccagcatttcgcatgatgtactctgcatataagttaaataagcagggtgacaatatacagccttgacgtactcctttcccaatttggaaccagtctgctgttatTCTTGAGAATGACAAGAGTTATAGTGATGCAAAGGTCCTTGGAACTGAAAGTCCTCAGGCCTCTATTCCTTTCATGATTGCTCTTTTTCcaattctgcaggcaaggatCCCAAAGTCCAAAATTCCAACATGACCAGAGAGTGTATCAGgaaattttttccaaaaagaaagtgCTTTGTCTTTGACCGGCCTACAAATGACAGAAAGCTATTACTCCGTGTTACAGAACTATCAGATAACCAATTGGATGTGAATTTCCAGAAGCAGTCAAAAGATTTTTGCTCATATATCTTTACCCGTGCAAAACCCAAGACCCTAAGAGGAGGAATCACTGTCACTGGGGGAGGTGAGTCTCCTTCGCTACCTCAtgtctctctgtgcttcagggtGTGGTAAACTTGTGATTACACTCTGGATTCTCTTGGTTTCTCTGTAGTTGCGTTTTCTTCTCCATGTGACTTGGAAAATGGATGTTCACACCACTCATGAAAAtgcatgtttattcatttaaagaaGCATATATAAGTGCTTTGCAGTCTACCAAATCTCATGAAACTATTACATTAATGATATAAATTAAAGATAGAAATCTTCATGGTGATGAGATGTCTGAAGGGATAAGTGTTTCGAGTGAGAATGGGCAAGATATTTTGTGAATTTACATGAATCAGGAAATAAATAGTAGTTATGAATCTGTGTGAGTTCATTGAGAGTCtgagaaacaaatgtaaatacaATCTTATGTACAGGGCTGGCTTCACAGACATGCCACCTGCGCAGTCATGCTGCGATGAGCCCTTCTTGGTTTCATGTTTGTTTTAACTGTCCTGAAATTCTTGATGACATTTCAACAAGACattttcatttacaaataatGCCCACAAGCTATGTAATGTACTTATATCTATaataagttctttttattttattacaatgGGGAAAGTGATCTAGGAGAATCTTGGGCATATTGTTTGAGATCATTTGTTCGATATTGTAATATGATGAATTTGAGAACCATAAAAGATAGAGTGAATAGTAGACATAGTGATGTTATTATAAACAAGTAGATTCATAGGTCAAAAGGAGAGGGATACAAGAATGAGTAAATAGAATGAGGAGAAGAATAGAGGAAAAGGAAACTTCCACTTCCATaaaattttagtgatttttttaaggTGCTAATCTCTAAACCTATAAAACAGGTAAGAATTCTctcttaatttaataaatattatgtatCTTTCAGGGTTGGGGACTCTGGTGGAGGCCTACGTAGATGCCATCAACAGTGGAGGAGTTCCCTGTTTGGAGAATGCAGTAATAACTCTGGCTGAGCGTGAGAACTCAGCAGCCGTGCAGAAGGCAGCTGATCACTACAGCGAGCagatgactcagcgactgaacctTCCCACAGACACGCTCCAGGAGCTGCTGGAGGTGCATGCAGCCTGTGAGAAGGAAGCCATTGCCATCTTCATGGAGCGCTCCTTCAAGGATGACAAGCGGATGTTCCAGAAGAAGCTCGTGGTAATATGTCCTAGAATATATGCTTCCTTATTCCTTTCTTCTGGAATGATATTGAGACTCCCCCTTTTTGACAAAGTGGTCCCTGTGCTTCTTATCATAAAAGGAGTTTAGATTCTAATGAGTGATAGGGCTCTACAGGCTACAGGTCATCACTTTTCTAAAAATTGGGCTTCTTATTTTCTGTTGTGGCAAAACAAATTACTCTGCTCTTAGCAGCTTGGAACAACACACATCGATTAGCTTATCATTCCTCAGGTCAGATCCCACCCAGGGTCTGTGGGTATTCTGCTTGGTATACCATAGCTAAAAATAAGGTTCACATTGACTTGGTATCCACATGGACGTTCTGGGGAACTCCCCTCCGTCTTCAACGCAGCAATGGTGCactgttttcctcttctatttctaaTCTCTTAGACTACCACTTCTGCTACCAACTAGAGAAGAATAACATGTAAAGTGCAAGTGTGACCAGGAAATATCCACCTGAgtaatctccattttataaagtCAACATGTTCCATGCAATATAGTCTGTACACAGAATAATTGTTCATCATATTCATAAGTCCAGGGACTAGGTAGAGTGTGGACCCTGGGAAAGAGAATTCTTAGAGATCACAATTCTGCTTACCATTAGCACCTTCACTGAAAGTCTGACTTTCAGTCTTGCTTTACCATCATGTTACAAAAATCTCTTACTTCGTATTGAGAAAACAAGCCTGATTGGAATTTATAAGTACAAGCAAAaatttcttttcctatattttcaCACACTCAAATTCTCAATGAAATGAGAGTATAAGAAAAGTTGAAAACTCTAATTGGTGTGGTGTTGTTTCACTAAGTCACGTCtcactctgagatcccatggattatagcccccCAGGCAcctttgtccacagaattttccaggcaagaatactggagtgagctgccatttcctacttcaggggttcttcccaacccgaggactgaaccagcatctgttgcgtgtcctgcactggcatgcggattctttaccactgtgtcacctgggaagccctgctcagTGTATAGTTAATTCATTAGTAGGAACTTGATTtcctatgtatgtatgttttatcGTTACGCAAGTTGGCAGAAGAAGCCCTACTTTCAGTCATGATTGTCTTTTCGTTGTTCATTGGTGATGGATAGATCACTATTAATGCTAATGCTGTTAAAGTAGTACTTTGCTTCTGCCAACCTGTTCATTGCACAGATATTGACATTGAGCCCAGGGAATTTAGGGGACTTCATACAAGtcacacaaagagttggtcagaaCTGGGACTACAACTGAGGCCTGACTCCATGTCTATTATTCTGAGTCTCATATGCCCTGATGCTGTCAGACTGCTTCTTCCAAGGGAGCACAGCTGGACCATCCTGTCTAACAACTTCTTTCTATTGAATTTTCCCTTATTTCCTTGGCAGGACATCATGGAGAAAACGAAGGACAGTTTCATGATCCAGAATGAAGAGGCTTCTGTCAAATATTATGAGGCTGAGCTTAAGCAGCTTTCAGAATCCTTGATGAAAAGTATTTCAGGAGGCACATTCTTTGTCCCTGGAGGACACAGTCTCTATTTAGAAGCAAGGAACAAGTTTGAACAAGACTATAAACTGGTTCCCAGGAAAGGAGTTAAGGTGAGGAGTAATGGGGTTGGGAAAGAGCAGCAGATTAGAGTCAAAGGGTCTTTGTTGGTTCGTTTGGTTGCCAGATCCTGATTTGCACAGAGGCAGCTGGTCATGAGGAGGCTGACTTGGAACCCCAGGAGGGTTCTGAGTCTAGTGCTGTTTTTCTGATGAGTTGAGTAAGAGTCCAGGAGATCCCAGGTCTGTTGGCTGCCCACTGGTGGGTGAGCCAGGTCCTAGGCCTAGTAACACCCTACTAGAGGAGAGAGCCACGTCCCGGGGATGGGTGCAGGGTCCAGGAGTTCCAGAGCATGTGTTGACAATGGTAGAGCTGTTAGGCTCCTGGATCTGGGGGATTTTGAAGATTCTGTTGGCCTGATATTGGTCCAGGTGGTCTTGAACCCAGCTGATCCCAGGAATGACATGGCCTGCTAGTGAGTGGACTGGCCTTGCAGACTGAGAAACTGAGGTCTTTTGCACCTGGTATCTTTCCCTGATGTGTCCCAGGGTCTCTGGCTGGAGGGTGCTGGGGTTTCAGGTCTTGTGCTTATGTCCTAGTGAATGGGACTGGGTCCCTGGCCCTCTGGTAGACATAGCCATGTCCAGAGGCAGCTGTGGGCTCAGGAGATCTGCTGGTGGATGGAGCTGCATGCATGTCTAGTCCGTTGCTTGGCCTGAGGCCTCCCAGTACTGGCATCTGCAGACCATTGCATTAGGGCAGGGCTGGGTCTTGGGGCTAATAAGATTGGGGGAAGATTCCAAAATGGTGCTCGCCAAAACCACTGTCCAAGTGGTGGAAGGAGCTTCCCAGAATGTCTTCTGCCAGTGTCTATGTCCCCCAGAGAAGCTCCAGTTGCCTCCAGCCAATCTGGGAGACTCTCCAGGGTCAGCAGGtaggtctgacccaggctcctaTCAAGTTAGTGTTTATTCTCTGGGTCCTGGGACACGTGAGATTTAGTGTGCACTGTGTAAGGGCTAGACTTTTATTTACCCAGGCCCTCTGGGACTCCTGAAAATCAGCTCCACTGGCCTTCCAAGCAAATGCTCATGGGTGTTTGTAGACATGCACATAATTCTCAGGTCTGTAACCATTTGGGGAGCCTACAAAGGATGGAGAATTTATAGGATACAGTCTGTAGTTTACTGAACAATAATTTCCACAGCAGAACACTACGTCTCTTCTACCTGACAAGTCTTCGCTCCTTGTTGTTTCCTCAGGCGAACCAGGTCCTCCAGAGCTTCCTGCAGTCACAGGCAGGAGTAGAGGAAGCCATCCTGCAGGCAGACCAGGCCCTCACGGATGCGGACAAAGCCATGGCAGGTACAGGGGTGGACTGAGCTCTCAGAGGAGAAGGTGGCTCTTGTGCTGCCGTTTGGCAGGTGTGGGAACAAACACTTCCTGACACCAGAGCTTCCTCTTTTTCCATGGAACCTCTCTGCTACATGTGGAAGTAAACGGGGGAGTTTGGGTTATATGTCCATCCAATCAGTGCTTCTACATCATATGCTGAAGCATGTTGTCTGATGTGGTAGCAGGAACAGTCAGACTCCCTCCCACAATATTAAAGGCACCTTATCTCTGAGCAAAGGAGGTGACAGCTCAACATAAGTCATGTTCTCCCCTCTTTAAAATTCTTGTGAAACAGCTGAGTGTGCCAAGAAGGATGCAGCTGAGAGGGAACAGGAGCTGCtaagagagaaacagaatgaagagaaacaaaaaatggAGGCACAAGAGAGAAGCTTCAAAGAAAACCTGGCCCAACTGCAAGAGAAGATGGATAGGGAAAGAGAAAACCTTCGGAGAGAGCAGCAAACGATGCTGGAGCACAAGCTGAAGGTAAGTCTAGATGGGCCTGGGCGGCACCTTGGGGAAACCCTAACTCCTCAGGCGTAAAGGGACAGGAATTTGACCTTAAGTCAGCTCCCGGAGGGAAATACAAAAACACAGGAGTCACTGTAACATCAAAGAGATGTGAATCGGTTTATGTCTGTAAGACTCGGCACCTTCTGAAGTGTTAGGGTTTGAATGGGACCAACCAGGCTCCTGGACTGCTGTTCACAGTGATTATAGCATCACATTTGTTCCCAAGTGAATAGGACCTCAGTCTTAGAGTCCTTAGAATTTGGGATACAACCGTCAGAGACCTGAAATAGTTCCATCTGCTCCTGAAAACATCAGATTGTGCGGGTATGAAATACTGGATGCTGAAAGCTGTAAAATTTGCTacatttgtttccatgtctccTGATCCATTTTATACACCTAAACTTAAATGCATTCTTTGTCCCAGCCTGGAGTTTGATAGCTAGAGTTCTAAGTGAGTCAGCAGTGCCATCTTGGTGACATGTGTGTGGTCATTCTACCTCAGTGAAACTGACAAATATTTAGAACTCACCTACATGTTCTCCTGAAGTGTATTTATGAGGCTGGAACCTCTCCCTGGGGTAGTTTTCAGACCTGACCTATACCCAACTTCTCTGTACCCAAGAAGATGGTGTTGAAGGAACATGGGAAACTCTAAACCCTGGATGCTCTCCCTTCTGTGTTGCAAATGTTTGCAAATAttagaataatattaaaaaaaaatctaaagtgtTAGAGAAGTAGACACACATGCATATCAACTGTAGTAGTTCGACACAAAATGCTGATTTGGGGTATTTTCAAAAAGGGACTCTTCTTTTTACAGATGCAAAAAGAGTTACTCACAGAAGGATTCAAAAAGGAAGCTGAGGCATTAAGTAAAGAGATAAATCAACTAAAAGAAGGTATTCAAACAACTGAAAAGTCCTTCAATATTTCAGATGTCTTTGATATGATGAGCATGGCATTGATTGCAGTACTCCCTGGGGCTTATAAAGTACTTGGTATGGGACTGAAACTTCTCAATGATCGTATGAAAGGGGCTGAGAAACCCTACTAAGTATATTTTGAAAGGCTTCTTATGTTTTAGTAGTGTAACACtacagttcatttttaaaatatgtatgtcatGATAGTTTTGTTCAAGAGGAGCTTAAAAACTGATTACCAAAGAACTGCTAATGTTATTACAAAAGTGATTACCAGTGCTTGATATGCAAAAAATCCCACACAATTTTGAATgaattagttaatttttaaaaaatggaaacaagttGGAAGATAATGACTAATTATAGATAAGTGTtaagaaaagcaagaaacaaatgagaagaggaagaacAGTCGCAGTCTCTAATAAAGTCTTGGAGATCAACTCTTTAAGTTATAATGAGCCCTTATAAATCAATGAGGAAAGAACAACCAAcagatttttaaatgggcaaaaataTACCAACAGAAtaaatatgtttaactttattGATTATAAATGATGTACAAGGTAAAATTAGGAGGGACATGTGTCACCTCCCAGATGGGCCAGAAAGAAGAGTTTGGAAGAGACACTGGCTGGCAATGGTACCAGGAAATTGGTGGTCTCTGATAAACGCTAGAGAGAGTACAAATTGGTGCAAATATGTGTCAAAGATTTAAATGCAAGTACTGCTGATACAGAAGTCCATGTTTAGCCATTTATCTTACAGATTTTTTACCCAAGTTGCAAATGACATATGTAGCAGTTTATTTGTCACAAAATTGTTGTAATTCCAGAAGACTGGAAACTTCAAAGTCCCTCTGTCACATACTAGTGAGATAAATCCTGAGACACACTTACACAGGAAAACTCTACAGTCACTGAAATGAAAAGGGAAATGCTATTTGTTCTAAGGTGAAAAAATCTCAAGATGCAGAAAGTGTGTATAGTTGTACTactgattgaaaaaaataatgaatatgtgCACATATTATCATCtatcttggaaattaaaaaagaaattggtaTCCGTGAGCACAATGAGATAAATATGATAACATGAGAAGATAACTAACTTTGCCTGGCACATTCCTAGGTGACTTTTATACTTTGTAAGAATTCTTACTTCTTGAAACATAAACtaagttattaaaattaaaaacagaagcagtaatgcacagattggaaaagagacttctctttaagaatatgCGAAATAACTTCTTAAGGAAGCAGGACTAGTAAAGTGTCTTGAGCTCCTTTGATCTCTTGAACATTTGTGTGAACATTGAGTGTAACACAGGCAAGAACATTTAAACAACCAATCTGCAGTCTGGGGAAGTCCTGCTCTGAAGCAAAGGCCTGGTCCATGGTGAGCAGCTGTGGCAAGTCCTCTGGGCTTGAGGTTCTCTCAGGGCCTGGGTTCCCTCTGGAGTGGGGAGAAGTGGGGCAACAGGAGTGAACCTTGGAACATGCACAGCAAGCAGAGCCATGACCCCTCCCTACGTTATGTCCTCTTCATACAAGGAGGTTGGGATCTGTTCAGTTCTCTGGACATATCACATGTTTTACGCCACACTGACTTCATTGTTAATTCTTATGCCACTTAACAAACTCCTTGCTGTTAATTCAGATAAGAAGGCCTCCTGTACAAAATCACCTTAACATGTTTCATTCTAGATTTGGTCAGTTCACGTTCTATTAATCACCCTATGGGCATTAATTGGAG includes the following:
- the LOC113889639 gene encoding guanylate-binding protein 4-like, which translates into the protein MASGSTIMDPICLVRNQNNQLTVNPRALKILEQISQPVVVVAIAGLYRTGKSYLMNRLAGRNHGFRLGSTVRSETKGIWMWCVPHPSKENHTLVLLDTEGLGDVEKGDSKNDSWIFALAVLLSSTFVYNSMSTINHQALEQLHYVTELTELIRTKSSPSSNEEEGSAEFLSFFPDFIWTVRDFTLELELDGYPITEDEYLENALTLIPGKDPKVQNSNMTRECIRKFFPKRKCFVFDRPTNDRKLLLRVTELSDNQLDVNFQKQSKDFCSYIFTRAKPKTLRGGITVTGGGLGTLVEAYVDAINSGGVPCLENAVITLAERENSAAVQKAADHYSEQMTQRLNLPTDTLQELLEVHAACEKEAIAIFMERSFKDDKRMFQKKLVDIMEKTKDSFMIQNEEASVKYYEAELKQLSESLMKSISGGTFFVPGGHSLYLEARNKFEQDYKLVPRKGVKANQVLQSFLQSQAGVEEAILQADQALTDADKAMAAECAKKDAAEREQELLREKQNEEKQKMEAQERSFKENLAQLQEKMDRERENLRREQQTMLEHKLKMQKELLTEGFKKEAEALSKEINQLKEGIQTTEKSFNISDVFDMMSMALIAVLPGAYKVLGMGLKLLNDRMKGAEKPY